A window of the Lolium perenne isolate Kyuss_39 chromosome 7, Kyuss_2.0, whole genome shotgun sequence genome harbors these coding sequences:
- the LOC127312946 gene encoding expansin-like A4, which translates to MAAVPQRQHLFLVLALAAAVALPQVASASSYRCGWCPRRSTASLLPPDAPVLTGAACGYDPETVASGFTDGGFHIAAVSAGFFRRGQACGACYQLKCRGRAACAEDGVKVVVVGDAPDANVTGDGGFMLTRDAFAALTNRGGDRLARQDDDDATIDIDFRRIPCAYSDKNLSVRVEEASVKNRGRLVLRFLYQGGQTDIAAVEVAQAVVNADDDAAPSPASMWRYMTRREGSPGVWSTSRAPDGPLRFRVVVTAGSGGKWLHSAGAVLPAEWAPGGVYDTGLRVADVAASTCGGASCGSADENGDKELR; encoded by the coding sequence ATGGCCGCCGTGCCGCAGCGGCAGCACCTGTTTCTGGTCCTCGCCCTCGCCGCGGCCGTCGCCCTTCCACAGgtggcctcggcctcctcctaccGCTGCGGCTGGTGCCCGCGTCGCTCCacggcctccctcctccctcccGACGCCCCCGTGCTCACCGGCGCTGCCTGCGGATACGACCCGGAGACGGTAGCATCGGGGTTCACCGACGGGGGGTTCCACATTGCGGCCGTCAGCGCCGGCTTCTTCCGCCGCGGCCAGGCATGCGGCGCGTGCTACCAGCTGAAGTGCAGGGGCCGGGCGGCGTGCGCGGAGGACGGCGTCAAGGTCGTGGTCGTCGGCGACGCGCCGGACGCTAACGTTACAGGCGACGGTGGGTTCATGCTCACCAGGGACGCCTTCGCCGCCTTGACCAACCGCGGCGGCGATCGCCTCGCGCGCCAGGACGACGACGACGCGACCatcgacatcgacttcagaaggaTACCGTGCGCGTACAGCGACAAGAACCTGTCCGTGAGAGTGGAGGAGGCGAGCGTCAAGAACCGGGGCCGCCTCGTCCTCCGCTTCCTCTACCAGGGCGGGCAGACCGACATCGCCGCCGTGGAGGTGGCCCAGGCGGTTGTTAACGCCGACGATGACGCCGCGCCGTCGCCGGCGTCGATGTGGCGGTACATGACGCGGCGGGAGGGCTCGCCGGGGGTGTGGAGCACGTCGCGCGCGCCGGACGGCCCGCTCCGTTTCAGGGTCGTGGTGACCGCCGGGTCAGGCGGCAAGTGGCTGCACTCCGCCGGTGCGGTGCTGCCCGCGGAGTGGGCGCCCGGAGGTGTGTACGACACCGGGCTCCGCGTCGCCGACGTCGccgccagcacatgcggcggcgccTCTTGCGGCTCTGCCGACGAGAACGGCGACAAGGAGCTCCGATGA